The following proteins are encoded in a genomic region of Methanomassiliicoccales archaeon:
- a CDS encoding DUF2124 family protein: MAKVEGITGLTKLFRESITAAPNGGLVVFLGSEAVCSPFAQLLAYAVRDRKMSFCFSPKAIWDKCSPMTWVEGVGYQVSKGKVDLSVTSVIVVLGGLAIPKFGCPVEEVNSFISKVLRKPLIVGVGFMDVFQHSGWDSKISFDAMINVYMSAEMV; this comes from the coding sequence ATGGCAAAGGTCGAAGGTATTACGGGATTGACCAAACTATTTCGGGAATCCATAACCGCAGCGCCGAATGGTGGTCTGGTCGTTTTCCTAGGCTCGGAGGCGGTCTGCTCTCCGTTCGCGCAATTGCTTGCCTATGCTGTAAGGGACAGGAAGATGTCCTTCTGCTTTAGCCCTAAGGCGATATGGGACAAATGCAGCCCGATGACATGGGTGGAAGGCGTGGGTTACCAGGTCAGTAAAGGAAAGGTCGATCTTTCTGTAACGAGCGTCATTGTGGTGCTTGGAGGACTGGCGATTCCAAAGTTCGGATGCCCGGTTGAGGAGGTCAATTCCTTCATATCTAAGGTCCTTAGAAAACCCTTGATAGTGGGAGTGGGGTTTATGGATGTCTTCCAGCATTCTGGGTGGGACAGTAAGATCAGCTTTGACGCGATGATCAATGTTTACATGTCCGCGGAGATGGTTT